The window ACGGCCAGCTCGTTGCCCTGTGTGAACGGACGGAGCAGCGCGTGGACCGCGAGCACGCCGAGCGCGTACGTGGCGACGAGGGTCGCGGTCGTCGCGCCGTAGACGAGCGTGCGGTTGATCAGTACGTCGATGTCGTACAGGCGGTGGCGGAGGATGGCGACCGTGATCACGACCGGGAATGTCAGCGGCACGATGTTAAAGAGGACGCTCCAGGGGCCCCGCGGATCCCACAGATCGAGGATGAGGGTGGCCCCGAGCAACAGCGCCGCGTAAGCGAACCACTTCAGCTGTTGTCGTTCGATGCCGTGCGATCGTCGCAACCCAATGATCGCGGCTGTGCTAGCGAGCGCGAGAAGCGCTGCCAAGGGCAACACGAGGATCGGCAGCAGCATCTCCGCCAGGGTTCCGATCGGTCCAACGACGCCCCCGAAGGGATTCGGTGCCAGCCGGCCCTCGTGCATGGTCGTCGGCGCGAGCAGGTCGAGGACAGTGGTGACCGGCGGATACACGATCAGCGCCCAAGCCAGCGGCCGCCATCGCGGCGACGGTAGACGGCCATCCGGAAAGAAGATCAGCAATAGTCCAATTGACGTGACGAGAGCGACCCATGCCAGGTCCTCGATCACTCCGAGAACCGAGCTCCAGGTGGATCCTGAGAGGGCGTGCGAGGAGTCGCCCGCAGCTGACGCGACGGAACCGGCGAGAGCCAGCGCGACCAGGAGAGCGCCGATACGGTTCGCAGGTCGGCGCACGGCGATGAGTAGGCCCAGTGATGCCATCACCGGACACCAGCCGCGCAGGAGCACGCCCGTGAAGGGATCGAAGTCGTGTGAGCCGTAGCCCGTCGCGCTCAGCCAGACGCTCAAGGCTGCGAGTGCTGCGGTCACCGGGACGGCGACCCACATAAGGGTGATCATCGCGCGCGCTCCCGCAGCCACACGCTCGCGTGCGTCGGGTGCATGGTGTCGCGCGCGACGGCCACGAGCTCGCGGCGCAGAGCCTCGATGTCGACCTCGTCGCGCATCCGCGCCGCGAGCGCATCGACGGTGCGTTCGGCGTCGTAGCGCGAGCGGTAGAAGCGCCGGTCGACCGCCGATTGGATGCGCCGACGCACCGGCTGAACGAGCGCGGCGACGGCCAGCGTCGAGGCCGCGACGGCCAGCTCGTTGCCCTGCGTGAACGGGCGGAGCAGCGCGTGGGCCGCGAGCACGCCCAGCGCGTACGTCGCGACGAGCGTGGCGGTCGTCGCGCCGTAGACGAGCGCGCGGTTGATCAGGACGTCGATGTCGTACAGGCGGTGGCGGAGGATGGCTATGCCGACCGAGAGCGGATAGAAGGCGAGCGCGAAGAACAGCAGCAACGGAGCGACATGTCGGTCGTCGTTGACGCCCAGGGTCGAACTCGCGACGAGCGCAGCAAGGCTGACGACGAGCACTCCGATCCCAGAGATCGCCCACTTGAGCTGCTGTCGCTGCGTCCCGCTCGCCCGCCGGAACCGCCTGAACAGCGAGGCGAACGAGGCGATCGCGAGCGCGAGGACTCCGATCGACCCCGCGATCGCCGCCGGTCCCCCTCTCGCCCCGATGATCATCAACACGTACGTCACAGGGACCGCCCACGCGACCGGCCTCCAGCGCGGCGAAGGCAGATGGCCATCGGGGAACAGCAGGAGGCCGTAGGTGAGCGGAAGGAGGAGACCGGTGATGTACGTGACGGCGGCGGCGAAACCCGCGATCGTCAAACGAGGTGTGCCTTCGCTCGCGAGGTTGTCGAATCCGGCCCAGAGGGTCAGCGGTCCTGACAGGGCGAAAGCCACTCCAGTGGCGGCGTAGACCCAACCGATGGCGTGACCGGGACGATGCCACAGGATCAACGCGCCCACCGTGGCGAAGATGAGGATCGCTGGGGTCAAGAGGTTGCCGCCGCTCTCGGGCGGCTGTTGCGCCGGCGGCACCGCGTCGAGCAGGACCGGGTACATGGCGAGCGCGCCAAGGGTCACGGCGACCGCCGCGATCCCTATCGGTCGCGCGACGCGGGGGCTCACCGACCACCTCGCAGCCACACGCTCGCGTGCGACGGCTGCATCGTGTCCCGCGCCACAGCCACGAGTTCCCGGCGAAGCGCATCGATGTCGACTTCGTCGCGCATGCGCAGCGCGAGCGCCTCGACCGTACGCGCGGCGTCGTAACTCGAGCGATAGAAGCGTTGATCGACCGCTGACTGGATCCGGCGTCGAACCGGCTGGATGAGCGCGGCCACCGCGAGCGTCGAGACCGCGACGGCGAGCTCGCTGCCTTGCGTGAACGGCCGGAGCAGCGCATGCGCGACGAGCGCCGCGAGCGTGTACACGGCAACGAGGGTCGCGGTCGTCGCGCCGTAGACGAGCGTCCGATTGATGAGGACGTCGATGTCGTAGAGGCGGTAGCGAAGTATCGCGATGCCGACCGCTACCGGGACGAGCCCCAGGAAGACTTCGCTGAGCACCCAGAAGATGCCTGAGAGCGTGCCGGTATGCAGAGTCCCCGCACCTACGAAGCAGGCGAGCGACAGGCTCGTCACGTAGACGAACCACTTCATCTGAAGTCGCTCGGTACCCCGCGAACGAACGAACCGCACCACGAAGGCGAAGACGCACACCAAGACGACGGGGAGCAGGATCCCATCGAGGGCTGGGACGATCGCGGCCAGCGCATCGCCCGCAGGACCGCTGATGCCGATCGGATTGGGGATCTTCGGTAGGAGCACCAGCTGATCAGGCGGGGGTGGTGCGCTTATCGCGTACGGCACGACGAGCGGTGTCGGGGCGAACGCCCGTGCCAGTGCGTACGCGACGAGCCCACCGGCGAACATGGCTACGAGCGCCGTGCCCCCGTGTCGCCATGGCGGTCGTCCGGTGGGAAAGATCAGCGCCAACACAGGCAGAACCCCGTTCCCGAGAGGCGCGAGGATCGTGCACAGCAGGAGCGCCAGCTCGCCTCCCGGCAATGTTCCGGGCGCATCGACGAGAGCGCGCCACGCGTATGCGCGGCTCGTCAGGTTCAGCACGAAACAGGCCCCGGCCGCGAGGAAGAGCCACCCGATCGGATGACGGGGGCGGCGGAGCGCGACGATCAGTCCCACCCATGCGAAGGTCCCGAGCGCGTACGGAAGGACGATGAGCGGCCCGAACCAGTCAATGAGCAGCAGGTCCGCCACGCTTGCCACCGCGACGACGAGAGCGACAGCGACGGCGAGAACGGCTGTCGGCTTCATTGGCTTAGCCGACCCCAGCCGGCTTCGCTGCCGGGCGACGGGCGCCACCGCGCACGAACGCGTAATAGCCCCAGCCCGAGGTGAAGAGCAGCTGGATCGCGATCGTTGCCCAGCCGAACGGCCGCGCGCCGATGACTGACATGCCGTACAGGGCTACGGCCAAACTGATCGCCCATCCACTGAAGTTGCCGAGCACGATCGCGCTCCGCGCGACCGCGTCGGTCGTCCTCCGCGCGAGCCAGTTAGTGACCGCGTAGCCGAGATATGACGCGGCCAGGAACTTGACGACCATCTCGCTCTGCGCATCAAGCGTTACGCCGTAGGTCGCCGCGAGCTGCGAAGACGCGATAAGTCCTGCTACGCCGTAGGCGAGCGACGCCGCCGCGCTGACCGTCATGAACGTGCTGCGGTTCATGTGTCCCTCCTCGTGCCCCTCCAGACCTCCAGCATGGTCGCGCGCGACCGTCCGGAAATCGTTACGCCAGTCGGTTTGACGGGGCTTGCACTCGCGCGCTCGCGCGCACAGTGTCGCGCGCATGTCACGCTCGACCAGTCCACGCCGTCAAGCCAAACCCGGTCGGCTGCGCGTCAGCCTGCTGGGCCCGCCCCGAATCGAGCGTGCGGGCCAGCCCATCGAGCCTGAAACGCGGAAGGCGACTGCGCTACTCGCCTACCTTGCCGTCACGGGTCGGGCCGAGGGTCGTGATCGGCTCGCAGCATTGCTGTGGCCCGACTCCGATGAAGAGCGAGCCCGCGGCGCCTTTCGACGCACGCTGTCGACGCTGCGCACGGTGCTCGGCGGTGAACATCTGGTCACCGACGGGGTGCGCGTCACGCTGGAGCGCGAGGGCCTCGACTGCGACGTCCACCGCTTCCATGCGCTGATCGCTGCGGGCCGCCTATCGGAAGCGGCCGACGCGTACACGGGCGACCTCTTGTCCGGATTCTCGTTGCGCGACAGCGTCGAATTCGATGAATGGCAAGCCGCTGAGGCCGAGTCGCTTCGACGCGAGCTCGCGGGAGTCTTGGAACGCCTCGCCCACGAGGAGCGCGACAAAGCGCGCGCGATCGAGCACGCGCGGCGCTGGCTGTCCGTCGACCCGCTGAACGAGGCGGCGCATCGCACCCTCATGCGCCTCTATGCCCGATCGGGCGATCGCGCCGCGGCGCTGCGTCAGTACCGCGAGTGCGCGCGCGTCCTGGACCGCGAACTCGGCATCGCAGCGCATCGCGACACGGTCGCGCTGCGCGAGGCGATCGAGCGCGGCGACGCGGAGCCCGAGCCCGGCCCGACGGCGCCGAACGTCCACGAGCGCGTCGGCGACCTGTATACGCAGCACGGCGAATACAACAAGGCGATCGCGAGCTACGAGGCCGCGCTCGTCGACGCTGCTCCAGCAATGCGTCCGGCCATCGAGCACAAGCTCGCGGATGTCCATCATCGCCGCGGCGATTGGAAGCAAGCCGAGGAGCGCTATCGCGCGGCCCTGCGCGGTGAGGAGAACATGGGGCGGCGCGCGCGCATCACGGGCGACTGGAGCCTCGCGGCGCATCGCCGCGGGGACACACCACGGGCCGTCCGTCTCGCGGAAGAGGCGCTAACTCTCGCCAAGCGCACCCGAGACGACCACGCACTTGCGCAGGCGCACAACATCCTTGGGATCCTCACGGGCGAGCGCCGCCACCTCGAACAGAGCCTCGCCATCGCGGAGCGAATAGACGATGCGACCGCGCGCGTCGCTGCCTTGAACAACCTTGCGCTCGCACATGGCCGCGCGGGCGACCTCGAACGCGCGATCGAGTTGACGCGAGCCGCGCTCGACGCTTCGGCTGCGATCGTCGATCGACATCGCGAGGCCGCGCTCCACAACAACCTGGCCGATCTGCTACATCACGCCGGGCGCGAAGAGGAAGCGATGCGCGAACTCAAGCGCGCCGTGAGGCTCTTCGCCGAGATCGGCGAACCGGTGGGACGCGAACCTGAGATCTGGAAGCTCGTTGAATGGTAACGATGGGCTTATGCGCCGCCGGGCGAAAAGAAGCCCCCGGTTTCCCCGGGGGCTTCATCCGATAGAGCGGTGCCGGACCCTAGTCGCTCGCTTTGTTCTTCCCACCTGTGGCGAAGTAGCTCACGCAGTCGCCCTGGTTCTTGAACGGTCCGGGGGATGACGTGAAGTCTTCCCAACCGCCGTCCTTGCACCTGTTCTTGTCGCTCGCGACGACTTCTTCGAAGGTGTAGGTCGTCGTGTTGATCATCACGTTGTCCACGAGAACGGTCTGGACACCGCCCGCAACGGCCCAGCCGCCATCAGCGACGAGCTGGATGCCCGTGACCTGGTGTGACCCGTACTTCACGAGGGCCGAGGCCCACGTGTCATAGAAGGTGCCGCCCGGAAGCTGACTCGTGTCGACGAACAGCGCCGACTCGAGCAGGTCGCCCGTGTTGAGCCAGACGTTCGCGGCGCATCCCGTGTAGTTCGGCGGGGGGCCGATGTACACGAAGATGTTGTGCCCGTCGACGTTGATCTGGAATCGCGGCGAACCGCCAGCGCAACTGGCGTCAGTGAACTTGTAGTCGGTCGACAGATTCAGCAGCTGATTGAGGGTCATGCCCGCTGTCGTGTCGAAGTCGATCCCGCCCCATCCCGGATCGGCATCCGAGCGAAGCTGGATCGCCGTGTCGGACGCGTTGCCGGGATGGACCGGCGCCGCGTCACCAAAGAGCGTGTATCCGGACGCAGCGACGGCCGCCGAGCCCTGGATCATCGCGAAGGATGCGAGTACGAACGATGCGAGTACGACCTTGAGGAACTTCATCGAGCCACCTTTCAACACACCACCGCGGAGAACATATCCCCGCCGACAGTTGTAACGCCACCGAATGCCCAGATGACAGGTGCACGAGACAACGGTTGTGAAACGACAAGCGACCTCGGCTCCCTTGCTGTTACTTAGCCTCGGCCCCCGGCGATGAGCGCAGCCTCCGGTCGTGCGCGCAAACGAAGCATCGCGAACACGCCGAGCGCCGGAC of the Candidatus Limnocylindria bacterium genome contains:
- a CDS encoding tetratricopeptide repeat protein, with the translated sequence MSRSTSPRRQAKPGRLRVSLLGPPRIERAGQPIEPETRKATALLAYLAVTGRAEGRDRLAALLWPDSDEERARGAFRRTLSTLRTVLGGEHLVTDGVRVTLEREGLDCDVHRFHALIAAGRLSEAADAYTGDLLSGFSLRDSVEFDEWQAAEAESLRRELAGVLERLAHEERDKARAIEHARRWLSVDPLNEAAHRTLMRLYARSGDRAAALRQYRECARVLDRELGIAAHRDTVALREAIERGDAEPEPGPTAPNVHERVGDLYTQHGEYNKAIASYEAALVDAAPAMRPAIEHKLADVHHRRGDWKQAEERYRAALRGEENMGRRARITGDWSLAAHRRGDTPRAVRLAEEALTLAKRTRDDHALAQAHNILGILTGERRHLEQSLAIAERIDDATARVAALNNLALAHGRAGDLERAIELTRAALDASAAIVDRHREAALHNNLADLLHHAGREEEAMRELKRAVRLFAEIGEPVGREPEIWKLVEW